The following are encoded together in the Kribbella sp. CA-293567 genome:
- the purN gene encoding phosphoribosylglycinamide formyltransferase, with the protein MTDPVAPTPEPARVVVLISGSGSNLQALLDACADPAYGAQVVAVGADRDGIAGLDRAAAAGVPTFVHKVKDYPERADWDRALTASVAQYEPALVVSAGFLKLVGDDFLAAFGDRYINTHNALLPAFPGIHGPRDALEYGVKVAGATLFFVDGGVDTGPIIGQVVVPVADDDTEDTLTERIKEVERRQLVEWVGRLVRDGWTITGRKVTTK; encoded by the coding sequence GTGACAGATCCGGTTGCGCCCACGCCCGAGCCCGCACGCGTCGTCGTGCTCATCTCGGGTTCCGGCTCGAACCTGCAGGCCCTGCTCGACGCGTGCGCCGATCCGGCGTACGGCGCCCAGGTGGTGGCCGTCGGCGCGGACCGCGACGGGATCGCCGGGCTCGACCGGGCCGCGGCGGCCGGGGTGCCGACGTTCGTGCACAAGGTCAAGGACTACCCCGAGCGGGCCGACTGGGATCGCGCGCTGACGGCTTCCGTCGCGCAGTACGAGCCCGCGCTGGTCGTCTCGGCAGGGTTCCTCAAGCTGGTCGGTGACGACTTCCTGGCCGCTTTCGGGGACCGCTACATCAACACCCACAACGCGCTGCTGCCGGCCTTCCCCGGCATCCACGGACCGCGTGACGCCCTGGAGTACGGCGTCAAGGTGGCCGGCGCGACCCTGTTCTTCGTCGACGGCGGCGTCGACACCGGGCCGATCATCGGCCAGGTCGTCGTACCGGTCGCCGACGACGACACCGAAGACACCCTGACGGAGCGGATCAAGGAGGTCGAGCGCCGCCAGTTGGTGGAGTGGGTCGGCCGGCTGGTCCGCGACGGCTGGACCATCACCGGACGAAAGGTCACCACGAAGTGA
- the sucC gene encoding ADP-forming succinate--CoA ligase subunit beta codes for MDLMEYQAKSVFAKHGVRTTVGEVVHTPEEARAAAEKLGGGTVVVKAQVLTGGRGKAGGVKIAANPDEAEARARDILGLDIKGHIVKTLNIVPAAAIAEEYYFSFLIDRANRNYLCIASAAGGMEIEEVAHTNPDAVAKISIDPATGVDEAKAREIATSAGYPADIIDAVAPEIVKLYQVFLAEDATLVEVNPLVKLKDGNVEALDGKVSLDENADFRHPEFADYADSSAEDPLEAAAKAKGLNYVKLDGSVGIIGNGAGLVMSTLDVVAYAGEAFSDGNSGGVKPANFLDIGGGASAEVMANGLEIIISDTQVKSVFVNVFGGITACDAVANGIVQAFELLAARGEAVNKPLVVRLDGNNAEEGRRILDEAGLAGLERVDTMDGAAKRAAELAAK; via the coding sequence GTGGACTTGATGGAGTACCAGGCGAAGAGTGTCTTCGCCAAGCACGGCGTACGGACGACGGTGGGTGAAGTCGTCCACACGCCCGAGGAAGCTCGCGCGGCGGCCGAGAAGCTCGGTGGCGGCACGGTGGTCGTGAAGGCCCAGGTGCTGACCGGCGGCCGCGGCAAGGCGGGTGGCGTCAAGATCGCCGCCAACCCGGACGAGGCCGAAGCGCGCGCCCGCGACATCCTTGGTCTCGACATCAAGGGTCACATCGTCAAGACGCTGAACATCGTTCCGGCCGCGGCGATCGCCGAGGAGTACTACTTCTCCTTCCTGATCGACCGCGCGAACCGCAACTACCTCTGCATCGCGTCGGCCGCCGGCGGGATGGAGATCGAAGAGGTCGCGCACACCAACCCCGACGCGGTCGCCAAGATCTCGATCGACCCGGCCACCGGTGTCGACGAGGCCAAGGCCCGGGAGATCGCCACCTCGGCCGGCTACCCGGCCGACATCATCGACGCGGTCGCGCCGGAGATCGTGAAGCTCTACCAGGTCTTCCTGGCCGAGGACGCGACCCTGGTCGAGGTCAACCCGCTGGTCAAGCTCAAGGACGGCAACGTCGAGGCGCTGGACGGCAAGGTCTCGCTGGACGAGAACGCCGACTTCCGGCACCCGGAGTTCGCGGACTACGCCGACTCGTCGGCCGAGGACCCGCTGGAGGCCGCGGCCAAGGCCAAGGGCCTCAACTACGTGAAGCTCGACGGCTCCGTCGGCATCATCGGCAACGGCGCGGGCCTGGTCATGTCGACCCTCGACGTGGTCGCGTACGCCGGTGAGGCCTTCTCGGACGGCAACAGTGGTGGCGTCAAGCCGGCCAACTTCCTCGACATCGGTGGCGGCGCGTCCGCCGAGGTGATGGCGAACGGGCTGGAGATCATCATCTCCGACACCCAGGTGAAGAGCGTCTTCGTGAACGTCTTCGGCGGCATCACCGCCTGTGACGCGGTCGCGAACGGCATCGTCCAGGCGTTCGAGCTGCTCGCCGCCCGCGGCGAGGCCGTGAACAAGCCGCTGGTCGTCCGGCTGGACGGCAACAACGCCGAGGAGGGCCGCCGCATCCTCGACGAGGCCGGGCTGGCCGGACTCGAGCGGGTCGACACGATGGACGGCGCCGCCAAGCGGGCCGCCGAGCTGGCAGCGAAGTAA
- a CDS encoding cell division protein PerM has translation MTDMLSRPGARDGGSHQAPGPAQPDATAPTKPVIVSAVIGAGACLLTGLMTCAAVAVIGWLAAAFGGASGAVRAGATVWLVAHKAGATLGDARLTLAPLGLTLFFAWCLYRGGRFTARVSGADETKDLAVAAGVLAGTYGLGALIIALLASDGAVKVSPVTAFLGAATLALIAGTAGILVESGAAEDIADATPQGLRDVVPAAAAAVLTIVATATLLYAVLLAVHFSRVTSMLELLDAGVVGSVVLFAICLALLPNVILYAVAFLAGPGFQLGVGTTIAPTGVDVGNLPALPLLAAVPADGATPTYLLILTALVPLAAGAMAGLVVARRGLTAEDSDVLGWDAFALRGAIAALLAGIVLLILMLVSGGAAGPGRMAEVGVPAAVPAAGVLVAAMAIGAAITAAVIAARRPQPTV, from the coding sequence ATGACCGACATGCTGAGCCGTCCGGGCGCCCGTGACGGCGGATCTCACCAGGCGCCCGGGCCCGCCCAGCCCGACGCCACCGCACCGACCAAGCCGGTGATCGTCTCGGCGGTGATCGGAGCAGGCGCCTGTCTGCTCACCGGGCTGATGACGTGCGCCGCGGTAGCGGTGATCGGTTGGCTGGCCGCGGCCTTCGGTGGAGCGTCCGGCGCGGTCCGGGCCGGTGCCACTGTCTGGCTGGTCGCCCACAAGGCCGGCGCCACGCTTGGCGACGCCAGGCTCACTCTTGCTCCGCTCGGCCTGACTTTGTTCTTCGCCTGGTGCCTGTACCGCGGCGGGCGGTTCACTGCGCGCGTAAGCGGAGCAGACGAGACCAAGGATCTTGCAGTAGCCGCCGGCGTGCTCGCCGGCACGTACGGCCTGGGTGCGCTCATCATCGCCCTGCTGGCCTCCGACGGAGCGGTGAAGGTCTCACCGGTGACAGCCTTCCTGGGTGCCGCCACTCTGGCGCTCATAGCGGGCACCGCCGGGATACTGGTCGAGTCCGGGGCTGCAGAGGACATCGCCGACGCAACGCCACAGGGTCTCCGTGACGTGGTCCCTGCCGCTGCCGCCGCAGTATTGACCATCGTCGCCACCGCAACCCTCCTGTACGCCGTACTGCTGGCAGTGCACTTCTCCCGCGTCACCTCCATGCTGGAGCTGCTGGATGCCGGTGTGGTCGGCTCAGTGGTCCTCTTCGCCATCTGTCTGGCACTACTGCCCAACGTGATCCTGTACGCCGTGGCCTTCCTCGCCGGACCCGGATTCCAGCTAGGAGTCGGTACGACGATCGCCCCGACCGGGGTGGACGTCGGCAACCTGCCCGCGCTGCCGCTGCTGGCCGCAGTACCTGCTGACGGCGCAACTCCGACGTACCTGCTCATCCTGACCGCGCTGGTGCCACTGGCGGCCGGTGCGATGGCCGGGCTGGTGGTTGCCCGGCGGGGGCTGACAGCGGAGGACTCGGACGTGCTGGGCTGGGATGCCTTCGCTCTGCGGGGCGCCATCGCGGCTCTGCTGGCCGGGATCGTGCTGCTCATCCTGATGCTGGTTTCCGGCGGCGCCGCCGGGCCGGGACGGATGGCCGAGGTCGGCGTACCCGCCGCGGTGCCGGCCGCCGGCGTACTGGTCGCCGCGATGGCGATCGGAGCGGCGATCACCGCTGCAGTGATCGCGGCCAGGCGCCCGCAGCCGACCGTCTGA
- the sucD gene encoding succinate--CoA ligase subunit alpha, which produces MSIFLTKDSKVVVQGMTGSEGTKHTTRMLASGTNIVGGVNPRKAGQSVDIDGKSVAVFGSVADAIKETGADVSVIFVPPKFTKDAVLEAIEAGMPLVVVITEGVPVHDTAAFFAAAQASGTTRIIGPNCPGIITPGESNAGIIPASIAGAGRIGLVSKSGTLTYQMMYELSDFGFSTAIGIGGDPIVGTTHIDALQAFQDDPDTDAIVMIGEIGGDAEERAAAFIKDNVTKPVVGYVAGFTAPEGKTMGHAGAIVSGSSGTAAAKQEALEAVGVKVGKTPTETANLMRAIMQDLNK; this is translated from the coding sequence ATGTCTATCTTCCTGACCAAGGACAGCAAGGTCGTCGTCCAGGGCATGACCGGCTCGGAAGGCACCAAGCACACCACCCGGATGCTTGCCTCCGGCACCAATATCGTCGGCGGCGTGAACCCGCGCAAGGCCGGCCAGTCGGTCGACATCGACGGCAAGTCCGTCGCGGTCTTCGGCTCCGTCGCGGACGCGATCAAGGAGACCGGCGCCGACGTGTCGGTCATCTTCGTGCCGCCGAAGTTCACCAAGGACGCCGTCCTCGAGGCGATCGAGGCCGGGATGCCGCTGGTCGTGGTGATCACCGAGGGCGTGCCGGTGCACGACACCGCCGCGTTCTTCGCCGCCGCGCAGGCCTCCGGCACCACCCGGATCATCGGGCCGAACTGCCCGGGCATCATCACCCCCGGCGAGTCCAACGCGGGCATCATCCCGGCCAGCATCGCCGGCGCCGGCCGGATCGGCCTGGTCTCCAAGTCGGGCACGCTGACCTACCAGATGATGTACGAGCTGAGCGACTTCGGCTTCTCCACCGCGATTGGGATCGGTGGCGACCCGATCGTCGGGACGACGCACATCGACGCGCTGCAGGCGTTCCAGGACGACCCGGACACCGACGCGATCGTGATGATCGGCGAGATCGGCGGCGACGCCGAGGAGCGGGCGGCGGCGTTCATCAAGGACAACGTCACCAAGCCGGTCGTCGGCTACGTGGCCGGTTTCACCGCCCCCGAGGGCAAGACGATGGGCCACGCCGGCGCCATCGTCTCCGGCTCCTCCGGGACGGCCGCCGCCAAGCAGGAGGCCCTCGAGGCCGTCGGCGTCAAGGTCGGCAAGACCCCGACCGAGACCGCCAACCTGATGCGCGCGATCATGCAGGACCTGAACAAGTAG
- the purH gene encoding bifunctional phosphoribosylaminoimidazolecarboxamide formyltransferase/IMP cyclohydrolase, producing MSTDRRPIRRALISVYDKTGLEELAQALSAAGVQIVSTGSTAGRIAAAGVPVTKVEELTGFPECLDGRVKTLHPKVHAGLLADVRKSDHVEQLAEMRVEPFDLLVSNLYPFSETVASGASVDECVEQIDIGGPSMVRGAAKNHANVAVVTSPEQYADVYTVLDEGGFSLAERKKLAAAAFVHTAEYDVAVASWMGNVLTDSSEGAGFPAWVGATWDKKAVLRYGENPHQLAALYGNGRKGLASAEQLHGKEMSYNNYVDADAARRTAYDFAEPAVAIIKHANPCGIAIGNDIAEAHRRAHECDPVSAYGGVIATNRPVSVELAKQVAEIFTEVLVAPAYEDGAVEILQAKKNIRVLVCGPDEAGQPVEIRAISGGLLMQAKDVFQAEGDNPAKWTLAAGEAASDEVLADLAFAWKACRAVKSNAILLAADGASVGVGMGQVNRVDSCRLAVSRAAERATGSVAASDAFFPFPDGLEVLLEAGVKAVVQPGGSIRDDQAIEAATKAGVTMYFTGTRHFFH from the coding sequence GTGAGCACCGACCGCAGGCCGATCCGCCGGGCGCTGATCAGCGTCTACGACAAGACCGGTCTGGAGGAGCTCGCGCAGGCGCTGTCCGCAGCGGGTGTGCAGATCGTGTCGACCGGTTCCACCGCCGGCCGGATCGCGGCGGCCGGCGTACCGGTCACCAAGGTCGAGGAGCTGACCGGCTTCCCGGAGTGCCTCGACGGCCGGGTCAAGACGCTGCACCCGAAGGTGCACGCCGGGCTGCTGGCCGACGTCCGCAAGTCCGACCACGTCGAGCAGCTGGCCGAGATGCGGGTCGAGCCGTTCGACCTGCTGGTCAGCAACCTGTACCCGTTCAGCGAGACGGTCGCGTCCGGTGCCTCGGTCGACGAGTGCGTCGAGCAGATCGACATCGGCGGTCCGTCGATGGTCCGCGGCGCGGCCAAGAACCACGCGAACGTGGCCGTGGTGACCTCCCCGGAGCAGTACGCCGATGTCTACACGGTGCTCGACGAGGGCGGCTTCTCGCTGGCCGAGCGCAAGAAGCTCGCCGCCGCGGCGTTCGTGCACACCGCGGAGTACGACGTGGCCGTCGCCTCCTGGATGGGCAACGTGCTCACCGACAGCAGCGAGGGCGCGGGCTTCCCGGCCTGGGTCGGCGCGACCTGGGACAAGAAGGCCGTCCTGCGCTACGGCGAGAACCCGCACCAGCTGGCCGCCCTCTACGGCAACGGCCGCAAGGGGCTGGCCTCGGCCGAGCAGCTGCACGGCAAGGAGATGTCCTACAACAACTACGTCGACGCCGACGCGGCCCGGCGGACGGCGTACGACTTCGCCGAGCCCGCCGTCGCGATCATCAAGCACGCGAACCCGTGCGGCATCGCGATCGGCAACGACATCGCGGAGGCGCACCGGCGGGCGCACGAGTGCGACCCGGTCTCGGCGTACGGCGGCGTGATCGCCACCAACCGGCCGGTCTCGGTCGAGCTGGCCAAGCAGGTCGCGGAGATCTTCACCGAGGTGCTGGTCGCTCCGGCGTACGAGGACGGCGCGGTCGAGATCCTGCAGGCCAAGAAGAACATCCGGGTGCTGGTCTGCGGTCCGGACGAGGCCGGCCAGCCGGTCGAGATCCGCGCGATCAGCGGCGGGCTGCTGATGCAGGCGAAGGATGTGTTCCAGGCCGAGGGCGACAACCCGGCCAAGTGGACGCTGGCCGCCGGCGAAGCCGCTTCCGACGAGGTGCTGGCCGACCTGGCCTTCGCCTGGAAGGCCTGTCGCGCGGTCAAGTCCAACGCGATCCTGCTCGCCGCCGACGGCGCCTCTGTCGGTGTCGGCATGGGGCAGGTCAACCGCGTCGACTCCTGCCGGCTGGCCGTCTCCCGCGCGGCGGAGCGCGCGACCGGCTCGGTAGCCGCCTCCGACGCCTTCTTCCCGTTCCCGGACGGCCTGGAGGTCCTGCTCGAGGCCGGCGTGAAGGCAGTGGTGCAGCCGGGTGGCTCGATCCGCGACGACCAGGCGATCGAGGCAGCCACCAAGGCCGGCGTCACGATGTACTTCACCGGGACGCGGCACTTCTTCCACTGA